One genomic segment of bacterium includes these proteins:
- the proC gene encoding pyrroline-5-carboxylate reductase, whose amino-acid sequence MRWSGTIGFIGAGNAVDALVRGLLGRGVVTPERCLVTNRSNDVRLARLARERSVVTTRDKVRLVRDADVIVIAVKPSAVPEVLGEIAGHVEARHLVISVAAGIPLETIETALGSVAVVRAMPNTSTAVGESATAICGGRHADDAHLRVARALFEAVGRVVEIPERFFDAVTGVSGSGPAYVYLLAEAMIEAAQREGLDREVAIELVSQTVLGAGKMLVETGDDPAVLRARVTSPGGTTMAAMEVLTEGGFLATVGRAIARATRRAAELRGLPAARVR is encoded by the coding sequence ATGAGATGGTCTGGCACGATCGGATTCATCGGCGCCGGCAACGCGGTAGACGCGCTCGTGCGCGGTCTGCTCGGCCGCGGCGTGGTCACGCCGGAGCGCTGCCTCGTGACCAACCGCAGCAACGACGTCCGTCTGGCGCGGCTGGCCCGCGAGCGGTCCGTCGTCACGACCCGGGACAAGGTGCGGCTCGTCCGTGACGCCGACGTCATCGTCATCGCCGTGAAGCCGTCCGCGGTGCCGGAGGTGTTGGGCGAGATCGCGGGGCATGTGGAGGCGCGGCACCTCGTCATCTCCGTCGCGGCGGGCATCCCGCTTGAGACGATTGAGACGGCGCTCGGCTCGGTCGCCGTGGTCCGCGCCATGCCGAATACGTCGACCGCCGTCGGCGAGTCCGCGACCGCGATCTGCGGCGGCCGCCACGCCGACGACGCGCATCTGCGCGTGGCGCGCGCGCTCTTCGAGGCGGTCGGGCGCGTCGTCGAGATACCGGAGCGTTTCTTTGATGCCGTGACCGGCGTCTCCGGCAGCGGTCCTGCGTACGTCTACCTCCTGGCCGAGGCGATGATCGAGGCCGCCCAGCGCGAGGGCCTGGACCGCGAAGTTGCCATCGAGCTGGTCTCGCAGACGGTGCTCGGCGCCGGGAAGATGCTGGTCGAGACCGGAGACGACCCCGCCGTCCTGCGCGCGCGGGTGACGTCTCCGGGGGGAACGACGATGGCCGCCATGGAAGTGCTTACGGAGGGCGGATTCCTGGCGACGGTCGGACGCGCGATTGCGCGCGCGACCCGCCGAGCCGCCGAGCTGCGCGGACTGCCGGCCGCGCGCGTCCGCTGA
- a CDS encoding IclR family transcriptional regulator — MTRSALARVELTGMVGHVGAARHAAELRTSPAALRTVARVVEVLELVADRPPGLAISEIASLLEMPVSSAHALVRRLAELDYLRRRPSDRRYHAGPRLIRLGIRVAGGLEVMTVARPFISDLSARTGEDVYLALVEDRGVVYADRATGSQSLRLDIALGTLRPLHATAIGKLYLAMLDDVELRAGLRRLRLERYTSNTLTESAALARELQAIRRAGYAMTNGEHIEGVSSVAAPIRDGAGTFVGALVLVLPRRRFKEHQQVLIRSVVAAAHHVSGQLGWERPANGQRASRLLWAPAGGGAPVPAPRRSAARKRNAAPNRHRGRPAPLHGPRSPAVRRRKMTRRRAG, encoded by the coding sequence GTGACGAGGTCCGCGCTGGCGCGCGTGGAACTCACCGGTATGGTAGGGCACGTCGGCGCCGCACGCCACGCCGCGGAGCTTCGGACCTCGCCGGCCGCGCTCCGTACGGTCGCGCGGGTCGTCGAGGTGCTGGAGCTCGTGGCCGACCGTCCACCGGGGCTCGCTATCTCGGAGATCGCCTCGCTGCTCGAGATGCCGGTGAGCAGCGCGCACGCCCTCGTCCGCCGCCTGGCCGAGCTCGACTACCTGCGGCGCCGGCCCTCCGACCGGCGCTACCACGCCGGCCCGCGGCTCATTCGCCTCGGCATCCGGGTCGCCGGCGGCCTCGAAGTGATGACCGTCGCGCGTCCTTTCATCTCGGATCTGTCGGCGCGGACCGGCGAAGACGTATACCTGGCGCTGGTCGAGGACCGCGGCGTCGTCTACGCCGACCGGGCGACGGGGTCGCAAAGCCTGCGGCTCGACATTGCGCTGGGCACGCTCCGCCCCTTACACGCAACCGCGATCGGCAAGCTCTATCTCGCCATGCTGGACGACGTCGAGTTGAGAGCCGGCCTCCGCCGGCTCAGGCTCGAGCGCTACACGAGCAACACGCTCACGGAATCGGCCGCGCTGGCCCGGGAGTTACAGGCAATCCGCCGCGCCGGCTACGCCATGACCAACGGCGAGCACATCGAAGGCGTCTCGTCGGTCGCCGCGCCGATCCGGGACGGAGCCGGCACCTTCGTCGGCGCTCTCGTGCTCGTGCTTCCCCGACGCCGCTTCAAGGAGCATCAGCAGGTGTTGATCCGCAGCGTGGTTGCGGCCGCGCATCACGTGAGCGGGCAGCTCGGCTGGGAGCGGCCCGCCAACGGACAGCGGGCGAGCCGGCTGCTCTGGGCGCCCGCCGGAGGCGGCGCGCCGGTGCCCGCGCCGCGCCGGTCCGCCGCGCGGAAGCGCAACGCGGCGCCTAACCGCCACCGCGGCAGGCCGGCGCCTCTCCACGGCCCGCGGAGTCCGGCCGTCCGACGGCGCAAGATGACACGGCGCCGCGCTGGCTAG
- a CDS encoding ABC transporter substrate-binding protein gives MSHARPRRWLPLLLILAMTPLGFWGVAQAQAAKTLVIAIGADQTGMDPQTVENNESGFIMSTIYDSIVNYKVGSSIPGPGLAESWTISPDGKVYTFKLRRGVTFHDGTPMNAHTVAADVDRAINPQNPCYVFNRKSVDTYDDFTFGSAKDNTVAKMDVVDDYTLRFTLPQSNAPFLSSLAMIWQGIVSPEATKKYNCDASQHPVGTGPFKFVEAVRNDHVTVDANAAYWGGRPKVDRLVFQVVPESATRMLKLERNEVQVLADVPPSDYSRVTGNKALKLYTQAGLTILYVAMNNGLDPFKDKRVRQAMNYAVDKEAINKGLYGGATTATQGMPPVLWGYAKDVKPYPYDVNKAKELLKEAGFANGFTAEMMVYANPRGYNPVGGAKLGEAAQSYLAKVGVNVKITQYEWGAYLQRLRHTEWSGFAICGWSGDNGDPDNFLGDLFEWSEANGAARTNNCTRHHNPAFDKLIQQGRLVSDQPKRAQIYMDANRMLHDDAPGIFMNYTNQVRAARTNVRGFTLNPLQMFFHMEQVSLQ, from the coding sequence ATGAGTCACGCACGGCCGCGTAGGTGGCTTCCGCTGCTCCTCATCCTGGCGATGACGCCGCTCGGATTCTGGGGCGTCGCGCAGGCCCAGGCGGCAAAGACGCTGGTCATCGCCATCGGCGCCGATCAGACCGGCATGGATCCGCAGACCGTCGAGAACAACGAGTCGGGCTTCATCATGTCCACGATTTACGACTCGATCGTGAACTACAAGGTCGGATCGAGCATCCCGGGCCCCGGCCTCGCCGAATCGTGGACTATCTCGCCCGACGGCAAGGTCTACACGTTCAAGCTGCGGCGCGGCGTCACGTTCCACGACGGCACGCCGATGAACGCGCACACGGTCGCGGCCGACGTGGATCGGGCGATCAATCCGCAGAACCCGTGCTACGTCTTCAACCGCAAGTCGGTCGACACGTACGACGACTTCACGTTCGGGTCGGCGAAGGACAACACCGTCGCCAAGATGGATGTCGTCGACGACTACACATTGCGGTTCACGCTGCCCCAGTCGAACGCGCCGTTCCTCTCGAGCCTGGCGATGATCTGGCAGGGCATCGTCTCCCCGGAGGCGACCAAGAAGTACAACTGCGACGCGAGCCAGCACCCGGTGGGCACGGGGCCGTTCAAGTTCGTGGAAGCCGTCCGCAACGATCACGTCACGGTCGATGCCAACGCCGCGTACTGGGGCGGGCGGCCGAAGGTGGACCGCCTCGTGTTCCAGGTCGTCCCCGAGAGCGCGACGCGGATGCTCAAGCTCGAGCGCAACGAGGTGCAGGTTCTTGCCGACGTCCCGCCGTCCGACTACTCGCGGGTGACCGGCAACAAGGCGCTCAAGCTGTATACGCAGGCGGGCCTCACGATTCTCTACGTCGCGATGAACAACGGGCTCGATCCGTTCAAGGACAAGCGGGTCCGCCAGGCGATGAACTACGCGGTCGACAAGGAGGCGATCAACAAGGGCCTCTACGGCGGCGCCACGACCGCGACGCAGGGCATGCCGCCGGTGCTGTGGGGCTACGCGAAAGACGTCAAGCCGTACCCGTACGACGTCAACAAGGCCAAGGAACTGCTGAAAGAGGCCGGGTTCGCCAACGGCTTTACCGCGGAGATGATGGTCTACGCGAACCCGCGCGGGTACAACCCGGTGGGCGGGGCCAAGCTTGGTGAGGCGGCCCAGAGCTACCTCGCGAAGGTCGGCGTGAACGTCAAGATCACCCAGTATGAATGGGGCGCCTACCTCCAGCGGTTGCGCCACACGGAGTGGTCCGGCTTCGCGATCTGCGGATGGTCCGGCGACAACGGCGACCCCGACAACTTCCTCGGCGATCTCTTTGAATGGAGCGAGGCGAACGGCGCGGCGCGGACCAACAACTGCACGCGGCACCACAACCCCGCGTTCGACAAGCTGATCCAGCAGGGCCGGCTCGTCTCCGACCAGCCGAAGCGCGCGCAGATCTACATGGACGCAAACCGGATGCTCCACGACGACGCGCCCGGCATCTTCATGAACTATACGAACCAGGTGCGGGCGGCGCGGACGAACGTCCGCGGCTTCACGCTCAACCCGCTGCAGATGTTCTTCCATATGGAGCAGGTGTCGCTGCAGTAG
- a CDS encoding S1 RNA-binding domain-containing protein, with the protein MIDDKTQPNSGDDVDFAHMPALTERQIVQGTVVRVDSEGVLVDVGAKSEGFIPPKELSARGDAVEGITVGDKIDVYVMKVEGEEGNILLSKKRADLARAWDRIQEAHRDGVVLHAMVVDKVKGGLVVDLGLRGFVPGSHVDLSEAKGRQFESLVGQSIPLKVIEVDRGKGRVILSHKTAVAEERTKRRGELLTSLEEGEIREGTVKRLTDFGAFVDIGGVDALLPISEMSWTYIKHPSEVVRRGQRLKVAVLRVDQEAGRISLGLKHILPDPWQHLGETYRPGQTVSGKVVRTVASGAFVRLGEVDAFMPISELADKRVGKVEDVLTVGQTIEALVTEVRVEERRMILSLKRLARQRERQQVKDYISSQEPSGRVTIGDIAGDLLRRAVTTPEPSAPADAPAAEAPAPPDKAKAG; encoded by the coding sequence ATGATCGACGATAAAACACAACCGAACTCGGGCGACGACGTCGACTTCGCCCACATGCCGGCCCTCACCGAGCGGCAGATCGTTCAGGGTACCGTGGTCCGGGTCGACAGCGAAGGCGTTCTCGTGGACGTGGGCGCCAAGTCGGAGGGCTTCATCCCGCCCAAAGAGCTCTCCGCCCGCGGCGACGCCGTCGAAGGCATCACGGTCGGCGACAAGATCGACGTCTACGTGATGAAGGTCGAGGGCGAGGAAGGCAACATTCTGCTGAGCAAGAAGCGGGCCGATCTCGCGCGCGCGTGGGACCGCATCCAGGAGGCCCACCGGGACGGCGTTGTCCTGCACGCGATGGTCGTGGACAAGGTCAAAGGCGGGCTGGTCGTCGACCTGGGGCTTCGCGGCTTCGTTCCCGGCAGCCACGTCGACCTCTCTGAGGCGAAGGGCCGCCAGTTCGAGTCGCTGGTCGGCCAGAGCATTCCGCTCAAGGTCATCGAGGTCGATCGCGGCAAGGGCCGCGTCATTCTCTCGCACAAGACGGCGGTGGCCGAAGAGCGCACGAAGCGGCGCGGCGAGCTCCTGACCTCGCTCGAGGAGGGCGAGATTCGCGAGGGCACCGTGAAGCGCCTCACCGATTTCGGCGCGTTCGTCGACATCGGCGGCGTCGATGCGCTCCTGCCGATCAGCGAGATGTCATGGACCTACATCAAGCATCCGTCCGAGGTCGTGCGCCGCGGCCAGCGGCTCAAGGTCGCGGTGCTCCGCGTCGACCAGGAGGCGGGGCGCATTTCGCTCGGGCTCAAGCACATCCTGCCCGATCCCTGGCAGCATCTCGGCGAAACGTACCGGCCGGGCCAGACGGTGTCCGGCAAGGTCGTGCGGACGGTCGCGTCCGGGGCCTTCGTGCGCCTGGGCGAGGTGGACGCGTTTATGCCGATCTCGGAGCTCGCGGACAAGCGCGTCGGAAAGGTCGAGGACGTCTTGACCGTGGGGCAGACGATCGAGGCGCTCGTCACGGAGGTCCGCGTCGAAGAGCGCCGCATGATCCTCAGCCTGAAGCGGCTCGCGCGGCAGCGCGAGCGCCAGCAGGTCAAAGACTACATCTCCAGCCAGGAACCGTCCGGGCGCGTCACCATCGGCGACATCGCCGGCGATCTGCTTCGCCGCGCCGTAACGACGCCGGAGCCGAGCGCGCCCGCGGACGCTCCGGCGGCCGAGGCGCCCGCGCCGCCCGACAAGGCGAAGGCCGGCTAG
- a CDS encoding ABC transporter permease, producing MMRYITQRLIHLLPVLFGVSLFVFIGMHLVPGDVAQLLLGEKGTEADLARMRHQLGLDQPLYVQYARFLAGAVQGDFGASIRTKQSAMWEITQALPVTIELSLVALLFAIVFGLAIGVLAARRPHSVTDTVAMIGVLVGVSMPIFWTGILLLLVFGGILGWLPLGGMVDEGMTVRNITGMPLVDGFLTGNLPLVESNLRHLVLPAVALGVTSMATIARMSRSTMLEVLGLDYVRTARAKGVAEPRVVRRHALRNALLPVVTLVGLQLGLLLSGAVLTETIFALPGLGRLAVTSVLARDYPVVQGIVVIAAAIFVLANLAVDVLYAYLDPRIRYG from the coding sequence ATGATGCGCTACATCACTCAACGACTCATCCATCTGCTTCCCGTGCTCTTCGGCGTGAGTCTGTTCGTCTTCATCGGAATGCATCTCGTGCCGGGGGACGTCGCCCAGCTGCTGCTCGGTGAAAAGGGCACGGAAGCGGATCTCGCGCGGATGCGTCATCAGCTCGGTCTCGACCAGCCGCTGTACGTGCAGTACGCGCGCTTTCTCGCCGGCGCCGTGCAGGGAGATTTCGGGGCCTCGATCCGGACGAAACAGTCGGCGATGTGGGAGATCACGCAGGCGCTGCCGGTCACCATTGAACTGAGCCTGGTCGCGCTGCTGTTCGCGATCGTCTTCGGGCTTGCGATCGGCGTGCTCGCCGCGCGCCGGCCCCACAGCGTCACGGACACCGTCGCGATGATCGGCGTGCTCGTCGGCGTCTCGATGCCGATCTTCTGGACCGGCATTCTCCTGCTGCTCGTCTTCGGCGGCATCCTGGGGTGGCTGCCGCTCGGCGGCATGGTCGACGAGGGCATGACGGTCCGTAACATCACCGGCATGCCGCTCGTCGACGGGTTCCTGACCGGCAACCTGCCGCTGGTGGAAAGCAATCTCCGCCATCTCGTCCTGCCCGCCGTCGCGCTCGGCGTCACGTCGATGGCGACGATCGCGCGGATGTCGCGGTCGACGATGCTGGAAGTGCTCGGGCTCGACTACGTGCGCACGGCCCGCGCCAAGGGCGTGGCCGAGCCGCGCGTCGTGCGCCGCCACGCGCTGCGGAACGCGCTGCTGCCGGTCGTGACGCTGGTCGGGCTGCAGCTCGGCCTGCTGCTGAGCGGCGCGGTGCTGACCGAAACGATCTTCGCCCTGCCGGGGTTGGGCCGGCTGGCGGTCACGAGCGTGCTGGCGCGGGATTATCCGGTCGTTCAGGGCATCGTCGTCATCGCGGCCGCGATCTTCGTGCTGGCCAACCTCGCGGTGGACGTGCTGTACGCGTACCTCGATCCGAGAATTCGCTATGGGTGA
- a CDS encoding NAD(P)-dependent oxidoreductase, with translation MSERIGFIGLGIMGKPMAGHLVKAGHTVTVWNRTASKAADLVKAGARQAASPKEAAAQSDITIVMVADTPDVRHVIMGPNGILEGARRGGVVVDMSTISPVATREIAAALAERGVAMLDAPVSGGEKGAIDATLSIMVGGKPEVFERVLPVFQQMGKNIVHIGDHGAGQVTKACNQLVLSLTILGVAEAIHLARKAGVDPAKVRAALLGGFAQSRVLELHGQRMLDENYAPGFRTRLYHKDMGIVTETGRALGMPLLGGGLAAQLYQIAMNEGLGEMDYSVLAKVVGELGGFNDNAAGGGSAGTGTR, from the coding sequence GTGAGCGAACGGATCGGCTTCATCGGATTGGGCATCATGGGCAAGCCAATGGCCGGGCATCTCGTCAAAGCCGGCCATACGGTGACGGTCTGGAACCGCACCGCGTCCAAGGCGGCCGACCTGGTCAAGGCCGGCGCCCGGCAGGCCGCGTCGCCCAAGGAGGCGGCCGCGCAGAGCGACATCACCATCGTCATGGTCGCCGATACCCCCGACGTGCGACACGTCATCATGGGGCCGAACGGCATCCTGGAAGGCGCCCGGCGGGGCGGGGTGGTCGTCGACATGAGCACCATCTCCCCCGTGGCCACGCGCGAGATCGCGGCGGCGCTGGCCGAGCGGGGCGTCGCGATGCTCGACGCGCCGGTGTCCGGCGGCGAAAAGGGCGCGATCGACGCGACGCTTTCGATCATGGTCGGCGGCAAGCCGGAAGTCTTCGAGCGGGTGCTGCCGGTCTTTCAGCAGATGGGCAAGAACATCGTCCACATCGGGGATCACGGCGCCGGCCAGGTCACAAAGGCGTGCAACCAGCTCGTGCTCTCGCTCACCATCCTCGGCGTCGCCGAAGCGATCCATCTCGCGCGCAAAGCCGGCGTCGATCCGGCCAAGGTGCGCGCGGCGCTGCTCGGCGGCTTCGCCCAAAGCCGGGTGCTGGAGCTGCACGGGCAGCGGATGCTCGACGAAAACTACGCCCCGGGGTTCCGCACGCGCCTCTATCACAAAGACATGGGCATCGTCACCGAGACCGGCCGCGCCCTCGGCATGCCGCTGCTCGGCGGCGGCCTCGCCGCCCAGCTCTACCAGATCGCGATGAACGAGGGGCTGGGGGAGATGGATTACTCCGTGCTCGCGAAGGTCGTGGGCGAGCTCGGCGGCTTCAATGACAACGCTGCCGGCGGCGGGTCCGCCGGCACGGGCACGCGCTGA
- a CDS encoding methylmalonyl-CoA mutase family protein, which translates to MATTRKPARPTAPPPAAVNPKPAPGESNRIAGARDDWESRDVREAAERAPERRAQFETLSGLPVKRLYGPADVDALDYLEDVGFPGRYPYTRGPYPTMYRSRPWTMRQIAGYGTGRDTNARLKYLIAQGQTGISVDFDMPTLMGYDSDDPRARGEVGREGVAVDTIEDLADILDGIDIGAISVSMTINPTAWILFSMYVALAEQRGVPAQALSGTVQADILKEYIAQKEWIYPIPAAMRIVRDLIVYSVEHLPRYNPINISGYHIREAGATAVQEAAFTLANGIAYVEEVRRTGLDVDAFAPRLAFYFIAERDFFEEVAKFRAARRVWAKIMRDRFGARRPESMRLRFHCQTAGSSLTAREPINNIARTALQALSAVLGGAQSLHANGMDEALAIPSELAMKVALRTQQIILDETRVANTIDPLGGGYFVESLTDEIEEAIWAYLRRIDDLGGAVAAAQQNFFQTELAETAYGYHRQKERGELTVVGVNKYLDPSGGDVPIALHEVDPGVEAQQRERLARVKRARDGAEVARRLGALAAAARGDGNLIPPTLDAVRARATLGEIVRALRDVFGTYVEQPVF; encoded by the coding sequence ATGGCCACCACCAGGAAACCCGCCCGGCCCACCGCCCCGCCGCCGGCAGCCGTGAACCCAAAGCCGGCGCCGGGCGAATCGAACCGCATCGCCGGCGCCCGGGACGATTGGGAGTCCCGGGACGTGCGGGAGGCCGCCGAACGCGCGCCGGAGCGCCGCGCGCAGTTCGAGACGCTGTCGGGCCTCCCGGTCAAGCGCCTCTACGGGCCGGCGGACGTCGACGCGCTCGACTACCTCGAGGACGTGGGCTTTCCCGGCCGCTATCCCTACACCCGGGGTCCCTACCCCACGATGTACCGATCGCGCCCCTGGACGATGCGGCAGATCGCGGGCTACGGCACGGGCCGCGACACCAACGCGCGGCTCAAGTATCTGATCGCCCAGGGGCAGACCGGCATCTCCGTGGACTTCGACATGCCGACCCTCATGGGCTACGACTCCGACGACCCGCGCGCCCGCGGCGAGGTGGGGCGCGAGGGCGTCGCCGTGGACACGATCGAAGATCTCGCCGACATCCTCGACGGCATCGACATCGGGGCGATCAGCGTGTCGATGACGATCAATCCCACCGCGTGGATTCTGTTCTCGATGTACGTCGCGCTCGCGGAGCAGCGCGGGGTGCCGGCGCAGGCGCTGTCCGGCACGGTGCAGGCCGACATCCTGAAAGAGTACATCGCCCAGAAGGAATGGATCTACCCGATTCCGGCCGCGATGCGGATCGTCCGCGACCTCATCGTCTACAGCGTCGAACACCTGCCGCGCTACAACCCGATCAACATCAGCGGCTACCACATCCGCGAGGCCGGGGCGACCGCGGTTCAAGAGGCGGCGTTCACGCTCGCGAACGGCATCGCCTACGTCGAGGAGGTCCGCCGGACCGGGCTCGACGTGGACGCCTTCGCACCGCGACTGGCCTTCTACTTCATCGCCGAGCGTGACTTCTTCGAGGAGGTCGCCAAGTTTCGCGCCGCGCGGCGCGTGTGGGCGAAGATCATGCGGGACCGGTTCGGCGCGCGGCGGCCGGAGTCAATGCGCCTGCGGTTCCACTGTCAGACCGCGGGCTCGAGCCTGACGGCGCGGGAGCCGATCAACAACATCGCGCGGACCGCGCTGCAGGCCCTCTCCGCGGTGCTGGGCGGCGCGCAGAGCCTCCACGCGAACGGCATGGACGAGGCGCTGGCGATCCCGTCGGAGCTCGCGATGAAGGTGGCGCTGCGGACGCAGCAGATCATCCTCGACGAGACGCGCGTGGCCAACACGATCGACCCGCTGGGCGGCGGCTACTTCGTCGAGTCGCTGACGGACGAGATCGAGGAGGCGATCTGGGCGTACCTGCGCCGGATCGACGATCTCGGCGGGGCGGTGGCCGCGGCGCAGCAGAATTTCTTCCAGACCGAGCTCGCCGAGACCGCGTACGGCTACCACCGGCAGAAGGAGCGCGGCGAGCTGACGGTGGTCGGCGTGAACAAGTACCTCGACCCGTCGGGCGGCGACGTGCCGATCGCGCTGCACGAAGTCGATCCCGGCGTCGAGGCGCAGCAGCGGGAGCGGCTCGCGCGGGTGAAACGCGCGCGGGACGGCGCGGAGGTTGCCCGCCGTCTCGGCGCGCTGGCGGCCGCGGCGCGCGGGGACGGCAACCTGATTCCCCCGACCCTCGACGCGGTCCGGGCCCGCGCGACCCTGGGAGAGATCGTGCGGGCGCTGCGGGACGTGTTCGGGACCTACGTAGAACAGCCGGTGTTCTAA
- a CDS encoding thioesterase family protein translates to MYVSELDIRVRYAETDQMRVAHHAGYLVWFEAGRTEYIRACGRSYAQLEEDGWLLVVIEAHCRYRHPARYDDVLTLRTRLRELGPARLSFGYELVRAADGVLLADGWMVHAAVDRGGRARRLPESMRRLLGERAGAMNGPENQ, encoded by the coding sequence GTGTACGTCTCGGAACTTGACATTCGAGTGCGGTACGCGGAAACGGATCAGATGCGGGTGGCGCATCACGCGGGCTACCTGGTGTGGTTCGAAGCGGGCCGCACCGAGTACATCCGCGCGTGCGGGCGATCGTACGCGCAGCTCGAGGAGGACGGATGGCTGTTGGTGGTGATTGAGGCCCACTGCCGCTACCGGCACCCCGCACGCTACGATGACGTCCTCACTCTCCGTACGCGGCTTCGAGAGCTCGGCCCGGCCCGGCTGTCGTTCGGCTACGAACTGGTCCGCGCCGCGGACGGCGTGCTGCTCGCCGACGGCTGGATGGTTCACGCGGCCGTCGACCGGGGCGGACGGGCGCGGCGCCTGCCGGAATCGATGCGGCGCCTCTTGGGCGAGCGGGCAGGAGCGATGAACGGTCCAGAGAACCAATGA
- a CDS encoding ABC transporter permease produces MGDARTDLAPDAGAAPASPSALRAPEPRRRAAALSWRRMVRSPNLIIGLVIVAVVVGASLFARFIAPYNPIDQSFADQLRSPSWAHLFGTDEFGRDIFSRVIYGSRIALAVGLISDGISLAAGVALGIIAGYFSGWPDTAVMRTMDVLLAFPYLLLAMIVVAILGPSLTNAMIAIGVVYMPRFARLVRGTVLSVREQEFIEGARAIGGGPLRVLSRHVLPNVLSPIIVLATLTIGFAIVETAGLSFLGLGASPPTPEWGSMLATGRSYMLTAPWITTFPGVAILITVIGFNLVGDGLRDLLDPRLRGRGF; encoded by the coding sequence ATGGGTGACGCGCGCACCGATCTCGCGCCCGACGCGGGCGCCGCCCCCGCGAGTCCCTCCGCGCTGCGGGCGCCGGAGCCGCGCCGGCGGGCGGCGGCGCTGTCGTGGCGCCGGATGGTCCGCAGCCCGAACCTGATCATCGGCCTCGTCATCGTGGCGGTCGTGGTGGGCGCGAGCCTCTTTGCGAGGTTCATCGCGCCGTACAACCCGATCGACCAGTCCTTTGCCGACCAGCTGCGGTCGCCGTCGTGGGCGCATCTCTTCGGCACGGACGAGTTCGGCCGCGACATCTTTTCCCGCGTCATCTACGGCTCCCGCATCGCGCTCGCCGTCGGGCTGATCTCCGACGGCATTTCGCTCGCGGCGGGCGTCGCGCTCGGCATTATCGCCGGCTATTTCAGCGGGTGGCCGGACACCGCCGTCATGCGCACCATGGACGTGCTGCTCGCGTTCCCGTACCTGCTGCTGGCGATGATCGTCGTCGCGATTCTGGGTCCCAGCCTGACGAACGCCATGATCGCGATCGGCGTCGTCTACATGCCGAGGTTTGCGCGCCTGGTCCGCGGCACCGTCCTCTCGGTCCGCGAGCAGGAGTTCATCGAGGGCGCCCGCGCGATCGGCGGGGGGCCCCTGCGGGTGCTGAGCCGCCACGTGCTGCCGAACGTCCTCTCGCCGATCATCGTGCTCGCCACGCTGACGATCGGGTTCGCGATCGTGGAGACCGCCGGGCTCTCTTTCCTTGGGCTCGGCGCGTCCCCGCCGACGCCGGAGTGGGGCTCGATGCTCGCGACCGGCCGGTCGTACATGCTCACCGCGCCCTGGATCACCACGTTTCCGGGCGTCGCGATCCTCATCACCGTCATCGGGTTCAACCTCGTCGGCGACGGTCTGCGCGACCTGCTCGATCCGCGGCTGCGCGGCCGGGGATTCTAG
- a CDS encoding intradiol ring-cleavage dioxygenase, giving the protein MTRGVRKRTGGRGRRSTIAAVVAAVALVAVVLGPWSGGTAGAASAPKCPITSNGYMDPNYTPNPPVRSHVGGGGFVLTGIVRSGIDCKPLARVRVEIWHAGPNGSYDTIHRATVITDGEGRFRLETDFPGSSFGQPHIHVRVAVAGFKTTATAFLPKPGTKTGEMEIVLEPEV; this is encoded by the coding sequence ATGACGAGGGGCGTGCGCAAGAGGACGGGAGGTCGGGGGCGCCGCTCGACGATCGCCGCGGTGGTGGCTGCCGTCGCGCTGGTCGCGGTCGTCCTCGGTCCGTGGAGCGGCGGGACGGCCGGCGCGGCCTCCGCGCCGAAATGTCCGATTACGTCGAACGGCTACATGGATCCCAATTACACGCCGAACCCGCCGGTGCGCTCACACGTCGGCGGGGGCGGCTTCGTCCTCACGGGCATCGTCCGCTCCGGCATCGACTGCAAGCCGCTCGCGCGGGTGCGCGTGGAGATCTGGCACGCCGGTCCGAACGGATCCTACGACACGATCCACCGTGCCACGGTGATCACCGACGGCGAGGGGCGCTTCCGGCTTGAGACGGATTTTCCGGGCTCGAGCTTCGGCCAGCCGCACATCCACGTGCGTGTCGCGGTGGCGGGGTTCAAGACGACCGCGACCGCCTTTCTCCCGAAGCCGGGCACCAAGACGGGGGAGATGGAGATCGTCCTGGAGCCGGAGGTCTAG